TACCAACAACAACAGAAACTACCCCCACTACCACTGTAACCACAACTACAGAATCAACTACTACTCCAATACTGACAACAAGAGAATCTACAACCACTAGTATTGTAACCACAACCACAGAATCTACTACAACTAGCATTCCTACTACTACCAAAGTAATTACAACTACTCCAATACTAACAACAGAATCTACACCCACTACCACTGCACCCACAACTACAGAATCAACCACTACTCCTATACCAACAACTTTTAAAGGCTGTCAACCACAATGCAGGTGGACACCATGGATTGATGTTGATACACCGGGTTCTGGATTAGATGGAGGAGACAAAGAGACATATGAGAATATTATAGCTAAGGGCAAACAGGTGTGTAACCATCCACAGAATATTGAGTGCAGAGCTGAGGATTTCCCTGATATCAGCATTGAAAATGTGGGGCAGATTGTTAAATGTGATGTTACAGTTGGCTTGGTTTGTAATAACAAAGATCAAATTGGTAAAGTCAAACAGTGCTACAACTaccaaataaaagttttgtgttgTGATGATTACAGCCACTGTAGTACCACTTCTGTGCCAACAACTACAGAGTCTCCTACAACTAGCATTCCCACTACTACCAAAGTAATTACGACTACGCCAATACCAACTACAACATCTACAGCAACTACCACTGTTACCACAACTAGCCCAAATACAGAATCAATTACTACTCCAATACCAACAACAACAGAATCTACACCCACTACCACTCTAACTACAACAACAGAATCAACTACTACTCCAAACCTGACAACAAGAGAATCTACTACTCTATCTACAACTACTGAATCAACTTCTACTCCAGTACCAACAACAACAGAAACTACCCCCACTACCACTGTAACTACAACTACAGAACCAACTACTACTCCTGTACCAGCAACTACAGAAACTACTCCAACTACTGTTGTAACTACAACTACAGAATC
The nucleotide sequence above comes from Pyxicephalus adspersus unplaced genomic scaffold, UCB_Pads_2.0 Sca6759, whole genome shotgun sequence. Encoded proteins:
- the LOC140321522 gene encoding mucin-5AC-like, producing TTTETTPTTTVTTTTESTTTPILTTRESTTTSIVTTTTESTTTSIPTTTKVITTTPILTTESTPTTTAPTTTESTTTPIPTTFKGCQPQCRWTPWIDVDTPGSGLDGGDKETYENIIAKGKQVCNHPQNIECRAEDFPDISIENVGQIVKCDVTVGLVCNNKDQIGKVKQCYNYQIKVLCCDDYSHCSTTSVPTTTESPTTSIPTTTKVITTTPIPTTTSTATTTVTTTSPNTESITTPIPTTTESTPTTTLTTTTESTTTPNLTTRESTTLSTTTESTSTPVPTTTETTPTTTVTTTTEPTTTPVPATTETTPTTVVTTTTESTTTPLPTTTFTGCKPQCRWTPWIDVDTPGSGLDGGDKETYENIIAKGKQMCKHPQNIECRAEEFPDISIENVGQVVKCDVSVGLVCNNKDQIGKVKQCYNYQIKVLCCDDYS